The Streptomyces sp. RKAG293 genome includes a region encoding these proteins:
- a CDS encoding bifunctional methylenetetrahydrofolate dehydrogenase/methenyltetrahydrofolate cyclohydrolase has protein sequence MTAQILDGKATAAAIKSDLTSRVASLKAQGIVPGLGTLLVGEDPGSKWYVAGKHRDCAQVGIGSIQRELPDTATQEEIEAVVRELNANPECTGYIVQLPLPKGIDTNRVLELMDPEKDADGLHPMSLGRLVLNETGPLPCTPNGIVQLLRHHKVEINGAHVVVVGRGITVGRSIGLLLTRRSENATVTLCHTGTRDLSGLLRQADIIVAAAGVGHLVKPEDVKPGAAVLDVGVSRDGEGKIVGDVDPGVAEVAAWISPNPGGVGPMTRALLLANVVEAAERAAAGHGG, from the coding sequence ATGACCGCCCAGATTCTCGATGGCAAGGCCACCGCAGCCGCGATCAAGTCCGATCTCACGTCCCGCGTGGCGTCGCTCAAGGCCCAGGGCATCGTGCCCGGTCTTGGCACCCTGCTGGTCGGTGAGGACCCGGGCAGCAAATGGTATGTCGCGGGCAAGCACCGCGACTGCGCGCAGGTCGGCATCGGCTCCATCCAGCGCGAACTGCCCGACACCGCCACCCAGGAGGAGATCGAGGCGGTCGTCCGGGAGCTGAACGCGAACCCGGAGTGCACCGGCTACATCGTCCAGCTCCCGCTGCCCAAGGGCATCGACACCAACCGGGTCCTGGAGCTGATGGACCCGGAGAAGGACGCCGACGGGCTGCACCCGATGAGCCTCGGCCGCCTCGTGCTCAACGAGACCGGCCCGCTGCCGTGCACCCCGAACGGCATCGTCCAGCTGCTGCGCCACCACAAGGTGGAGATCAACGGCGCGCATGTGGTCGTCGTCGGCCGCGGCATCACCGTGGGCCGCTCGATCGGCCTGCTGCTGACCCGCCGCAGCGAGAACGCCACCGTGACGCTGTGCCACACCGGCACCCGCGACCTGAGCGGGCTGCTGCGCCAGGCGGACATCATCGTGGCGGCGGCGGGAGTCGGGCACCTGGTCAAGCCGGAGGACGTCAAGCCCGGCGCGGCCGTGCTGGACGTCGGTGTCAGCCGCGACGGCGAAGGCAAGATCGTCGGCGATGTGGACCCGGGCGTGGCCGAGGTCGCCGCCTGGATCTCCCCGAACCCCGGCGGTGTCGGCCCCATGACCCGCGCGCTGCTGCTGGCCAATGTCGTCGAGGCTGCCGAGCGCGCGGCTGCGGGCCATGGCGGCTGA
- a CDS encoding DUF6350 family protein, which produces MTDGFPSLPERAADARRASAAAAAFSGGVVAAGLGLGALAVTVLFLWISAPFPDSGLDGALRIAADLWLLAHGASLLRTDTLSGLPAPVGVTPLLLTVLPGWLLYRAAAHAVSPPEGEGEGAVEGGDGSGGSRGSRGSGGPTEPRVAAAAAGWLVAGYLLVGVGAVLYTSYGQVRSDPLSALLHLPVVAVLAAGAGAWSGCGRPAVALPRAVRRWLDELSLPRWLTLPAGGLPAALRAAAASTAVLVGGGALLGGASLVWHERLVGHSFAQLSAPLSGRCAVLLVALALVPNMAVWGASYALGPGFAVGAGSVVAPAGLGASGPGPGSSWPDAVPNFPLLGALPAPGATPLSWAVLGLPVLAGLCAAWLVGGAAAAGSWRPARTALVAALAALGCGAATGLLAGWSAGPMGSAVLADFGPRWWAAGGAALGWTLVVGVAGAVGVRWWHVRVPVPAEPVSWGERWGKVRGVFRWRWSWSRSVPVLVPVPVPVPVPVPVPESVAEVPEMPPMPVVPPVVPPAE; this is translated from the coding sequence ATGACGGACGGTTTCCCCAGCCTGCCCGAGCGTGCCGCGGACGCCCGCCGCGCCTCCGCGGCGGCCGCCGCGTTCAGTGGCGGGGTGGTCGCGGCCGGTCTCGGGCTCGGGGCCCTCGCCGTCACCGTTCTCTTCCTGTGGATCAGCGCACCGTTCCCGGACAGCGGCCTCGACGGGGCCCTGCGGATCGCCGCCGACCTGTGGCTGCTGGCCCACGGCGCGAGCCTGTTGCGGACCGACACGCTGTCCGGGCTGCCCGCGCCGGTCGGCGTCACGCCCCTGCTGCTCACGGTGCTGCCCGGGTGGCTGCTGTACCGGGCCGCGGCCCATGCGGTTTCTCCTCCCGAGGGGGAGGGGGAGGGGGCGGTCGAGGGTGGTGACGGTTCCGGTGGTTCCCGTGGTTCCCGTGGTTCCGGTGGGCCGACGGAGCCTCGGGTCGCGGCTGCCGCCGCGGGCTGGCTCGTCGCCGGATATCTGCTGGTCGGCGTCGGCGCCGTGCTCTACACCTCCTACGGGCAGGTGCGCAGCGATCCGCTCAGCGCGCTGCTCCATCTGCCGGTCGTGGCCGTTCTCGCGGCCGGGGCCGGCGCGTGGTCCGGGTGCGGGCGACCTGCGGTCGCGCTTCCCCGGGCGGTACGCCGGTGGCTCGACGAACTCTCGCTGCCGCGTTGGCTGACGCTTCCGGCGGGCGGTCTGCCGGCCGCCCTCCGTGCCGCCGCCGCTTCCACCGCCGTGCTCGTCGGGGGCGGCGCGTTGCTGGGCGGGGCCTCGCTCGTCTGGCATGAACGATTGGTCGGACATTCGTTCGCGCAGCTCAGTGCTCCGCTCTCGGGGCGGTGTGCGGTGCTGCTGGTCGCTCTCGCGCTGGTGCCGAACATGGCCGTGTGGGGTGCGTCGTACGCGCTGGGGCCGGGGTTCGCGGTGGGCGCCGGGAGTGTCGTGGCTCCGGCAGGGTTGGGCGCGTCCGGGCCGGGGCCCGGATCCTCCTGGCCTGATGCCGTGCCGAACTTTCCGCTGCTCGGGGCCCTTCCCGCGCCTGGTGCGACGCCGCTGAGCTGGGCGGTGCTGGGTCTTCCGGTGCTGGCCGGACTCTGTGCGGCCTGGCTCGTGGGCGGCGCCGCCGCGGCGGGCTCCTGGCGCCCCGCCCGCACCGCGCTGGTCGCCGCCCTCGCCGCCCTCGGCTGCGGCGCGGCCACCGGGCTCCTCGCCGGCTGGTCGGCGGGCCCGATGGGCTCGGCCGTCCTCGCGGACTTCGGGCCGAGGTGGTGGGCGGCGGGGGGTGCGGCGCTGGGGTGGACGCTGGTGGTGGGGGTGGCGGGTGCGGTGGGGGTGCGGTGGTGGCATGTGCGGGTGCCGGTTCCGGCGGAGCCGGTGTCTTGGGGGGAGCGGTGGGGGAAGGTGCGGGGGGTTTTTCGGTGGCGGTGGTCGTGGTCTCGGTCGGTGCCGGTGCTGGTTCCGGTTCCGGTTCCGGTGCCGGTGCCGGTTCCGGTGCCGGAGTCGGTGGCTGAGGTTCCGGAAATGCCGCCGATGCCGGTGGTGCCGCCGGTGGTTCCGCCGGCGGAGTGA
- a CDS encoding RDD family protein: MSYPPGPNNPYGQPQQPPQSPQGYGYPQQPPQFPQQNQGQYGYPQGGLPPGMPPLASWGARAGATLLDFLIVGLVPTVLLAVGYIKFLKVFVDAVDKCDAANTDTCPVPPMPGSSLAMIAIGGMLSLAGTLWLCYREGSTGQTPGKKIAGIHLLREADGQVLGFGMAFVRRLCHALDGMACYIGYLWPLWDEKNQTFADKIMHTVVVKRP; encoded by the coding sequence GTGAGCTATCCGCCCGGCCCCAACAACCCTTACGGCCAGCCGCAGCAGCCGCCCCAGTCCCCGCAGGGGTACGGCTACCCGCAGCAGCCGCCGCAGTTCCCGCAGCAGAACCAGGGCCAGTACGGGTACCCGCAGGGCGGCCTGCCGCCGGGGATGCCGCCGCTGGCGAGCTGGGGCGCACGGGCCGGCGCCACGCTGCTGGACTTCCTGATCGTCGGCCTGGTGCCGACCGTCCTGCTCGCCGTGGGCTACATCAAGTTCCTCAAGGTGTTCGTCGACGCGGTCGACAAGTGCGACGCGGCCAACACCGACACCTGCCCCGTACCCCCCATGCCGGGCAGCTCCCTCGCGATGATCGCCATCGGCGGCATGCTGAGCCTCGCCGGCACCCTGTGGCTCTGCTACCGGGAAGGCTCCACGGGTCAGACCCCCGGCAAGAAGATCGCCGGCATCCACCTGCTGCGCGAGGCCGACGGCCAGGTGCTGGGCTTCGGGATGGCGTTCGTCCGCCGGCTGTGCCACGCCCTCGACGGGATGGCCTGCTACATCGGCTACCTGTGGCCGCTGTGGGACGAGAAGAACCAGACCTTCGCCGACAAGATCATGCACACCGTCGTGGTGAAGCGCCCGTAG
- the purH gene encoding bifunctional phosphoribosylaminoimidazolecarboxamide formyltransferase/IMP cyclohydrolase, which yields MSAEGTKRPIRRALVSVYDKTGLEELARGLHEAGVELVSTGSTAARIAAAGVPVTPVQDVTGFPECLDGRVKTLHPKLHAGILADLRLEDHQRQLAELGIEPFELVVVNLYPFKETVASGASPDECVEQIDIGGPSMVRAAAKNHPSVAVVTSPGHYADVIAAVKDGGFDLTQRKRLAAEAFQHTASYDLAVAIWFAEGYAADESPFPDFTGVALTRQHVLRYGENPHQPAALYSDGSGKGLAGAEQLHGKEMSYNNYTDTEAARRAAYDHTEPCVAIIKHANPCGIAVGADVAEAHRKAHACDPLSAFGGVIAVNRPVSVELAEQVAEIFTEVIVAPAYEDGAVEVLSRKKNIRVLRCADAPSGSGEYRPIEGGALVQVKDLLQAEGDDPANWTLATGEALDAAELADLAFAWRACRAVKSNAILLAKGGASVGVGMGQVNRVDSAKLAVERAGEERARGSYAASDAFFPFPDGLEILLAAGVKAVVQPGGSVRDELVAEAAKKAGVTMYFTGTRHFFH from the coding sequence ATGAGCGCCGAAGGTACGAAGCGGCCGATCCGCCGCGCGCTGGTGAGTGTGTACGACAAGACCGGGCTGGAGGAGCTGGCGCGCGGACTGCACGAGGCGGGCGTCGAACTGGTGTCGACCGGGTCGACCGCCGCGCGCATCGCCGCCGCCGGGGTGCCCGTCACGCCGGTCCAGGACGTCACCGGCTTCCCGGAGTGCCTGGACGGCCGGGTCAAGACCCTGCACCCCAAGCTGCACGCCGGGATCCTCGCGGACCTGCGTCTTGAGGACCACCAGCGGCAGCTGGCCGAGCTCGGCATCGAGCCGTTCGAGCTGGTGGTCGTGAATCTGTACCCGTTCAAGGAGACGGTCGCCTCGGGCGCGTCGCCCGACGAGTGCGTGGAGCAGATCGACATCGGCGGGCCTTCGATGGTCCGCGCCGCCGCCAAGAACCACCCCTCGGTCGCGGTCGTCACCAGCCCCGGGCACTACGCGGACGTCATCGCGGCCGTCAAGGACGGCGGGTTCGACCTGACGCAGCGCAAGCGGCTCGCCGCCGAGGCGTTCCAGCACACCGCGTCGTACGACCTGGCGGTGGCGATCTGGTTCGCCGAGGGGTACGCGGCCGACGAGAGCCCGTTCCCGGACTTCACCGGCGTCGCCCTCACCCGGCAGCACGTGCTGCGCTACGGCGAGAACCCGCACCAGCCCGCCGCGCTCTACAGCGACGGCAGCGGCAAGGGCCTCGCGGGCGCCGAGCAGCTGCACGGCAAGGAGATGTCGTACAACAACTACACGGACACCGAGGCGGCGCGCCGGGCCGCGTACGACCACACGGAGCCGTGCGTCGCGATCATCAAGCACGCCAACCCGTGCGGGATCGCGGTCGGCGCGGATGTCGCGGAGGCGCACCGCAAGGCGCACGCCTGTGACCCGCTGTCGGCGTTCGGCGGGGTGATCGCGGTCAACCGTCCGGTGAGCGTGGAGCTCGCCGAGCAGGTCGCGGAGATCTTCACCGAGGTCATCGTCGCGCCGGCGTACGAGGACGGCGCCGTCGAGGTGCTGTCCCGCAAGAAGAACATCCGGGTGCTGCGCTGCGCGGACGCGCCGAGCGGCTCGGGCGAGTACCGGCCGATCGAGGGCGGGGCGCTGGTCCAGGTCAAGGACCTGCTGCAGGCCGAGGGCGACGACCCGGCGAACTGGACGCTGGCGACCGGCGAGGCGCTGGACGCCGCCGAGCTGGCGGACCTGGCCTTCGCCTGGCGCGCCTGCCGCGCCGTGAAGTCCAACGCGATCCTGCTCGCCAAGGGCGGCGCCAGCGTCGGCGTCGGCATGGGGCAGGTCAACCGGGTGGACTCGGCGAAGCTCGCGGTGGAGCGGGCCGGCGAGGAGCGGGCGCGGGGTTCGTACGCGGCCTCCGACGCCTTCTTCCCGTTCCCCGACGGGCTGGAGATCCTGCTCGCGGCGGGCGTCAAGGCCGTGGTCCAGCCGGGCGGTTCGGTCCGTGACGAGCTGGTCGCCGAGGCGGCGAAGAAGGCCGGCGTGACGATGTACTTCACCGGGACCCGGCACTTCTTCCACTGA
- a CDS encoding malate dehydrogenase, whose translation MTRTPVNVTVTGAAGQIGYALLFRIASGHLLGSDVPVNLRLLEIPQGLKAAEGTAMELDDCAFPLLRGIEITDDPNVAFAGANVALLVGARPRTAGMERGDLLSANGGIFKPQGKAINDNAADDIKVLVVGNPANTNALIAQAAAPDVPAERFTAMTRLDHNRALSQLAKKTGTTVSDIKRLTIWGNHSATQYPDIFHAEVAGKNAAEVVNDEQWLADTFIPTVAKRGAAIIEARGASSAASAANAAIDHVHTWVNGTAAGDWTSMGIVSDGSYGVPAGLISSFPVTTKDGAFEIVQGLDINAFSRARIDASVKELEEERDAVRALGLI comes from the coding sequence ATGACTCGCACCCCCGTCAACGTCACCGTCACCGGAGCGGCGGGCCAGATCGGCTACGCGCTGCTCTTCCGCATCGCGTCGGGCCATCTGCTCGGCTCGGACGTGCCGGTGAACCTCCGCCTCCTGGAGATCCCGCAGGGTCTCAAGGCCGCTGAGGGTACCGCCATGGAGCTCGACGACTGCGCGTTCCCGCTGCTGCGCGGCATCGAGATCACCGACGACCCGAACGTCGCCTTCGCCGGTGCGAACGTCGCCCTGCTCGTCGGCGCCCGCCCGCGGACCGCCGGCATGGAGCGCGGTGACCTGCTCTCCGCCAACGGCGGCATCTTCAAGCCGCAGGGCAAGGCGATCAACGACAACGCCGCGGACGACATCAAGGTCCTCGTCGTCGGCAACCCGGCCAACACCAACGCGCTCATCGCGCAGGCCGCGGCCCCGGACGTACCGGCCGAGCGCTTCACCGCGATGACCCGCCTGGACCACAACCGGGCGCTCTCGCAGCTGGCGAAGAAGACCGGCACCACGGTCTCCGACATCAAGCGCCTGACCATCTGGGGCAACCACTCGGCGACCCAGTACCCGGACATCTTCCACGCCGAGGTCGCCGGCAAGAACGCCGCCGAGGTCGTCAACGACGAGCAGTGGCTCGCCGACACCTTCATCCCGACCGTCGCCAAGCGCGGCGCCGCGATCATCGAGGCCCGTGGCGCCTCCTCGGCCGCCTCGGCCGCGAACGCCGCGATCGACCACGTGCACACCTGGGTCAACGGCACCGCGGCCGGCGACTGGACCTCGATGGGCATCGTCTCCGACGGTTCCTACGGCGTTCCGGCCGGTCTGATCTCGTCCTTCCCGGTCACCACCAAGGACGGCGCCTTCGAGATCGTCCAGGGCCTGGACATCAACGCGTTCTCCCGCGCCCGCATCGACGCTTCGGTGAAGGAGCTCGAGGAGGAGCGCGACGCGGTCCGCGCCCTCGGCCTCATCTGA
- the purN gene encoding phosphoribosylglycinamide formyltransferase yields the protein MAAQTPARLVVLVSGSGTNLQALLDVIESDPAYGARIVAVGADRDGIAGLERAERAGLPVFVVKVKDYADRAGWDLALAEATAEHRPDLVVSAGFMKIVGKEFLARFGGRFVNTHPALLPSFPGAHGVRDALAYGAKVTGCTVHFVDDGVDTGPIIAQGVVAIEPDDTEEALHERIKEVERGLLVDVVGRLARDGYRIEGRKVLIPA from the coding sequence GTGGCTGCGCAAACCCCGGCTCGTCTAGTCGTTCTCGTCTCCGGTTCCGGGACGAATCTGCAGGCGTTGCTCGATGTCATCGAGAGCGATCCCGCGTACGGCGCGCGGATCGTGGCGGTCGGTGCCGACCGGGACGGGATCGCCGGTCTGGAGCGGGCGGAGCGGGCCGGGCTGCCGGTTTTCGTGGTGAAGGTGAAGGACTACGCCGACCGGGCGGGGTGGGACCTCGCGCTCGCGGAGGCCACGGCGGAACACCGGCCGGACCTGGTGGTCTCGGCAGGCTTCATGAAGATCGTGGGGAAGGAGTTCCTCGCGCGGTTCGGGGGACGGTTCGTCAATACGCATCCCGCGCTGCTGCCGAGCTTCCCGGGCGCCCACGGCGTCAGGGACGCGCTCGCGTACGGCGCGAAGGTGACGGGCTGCACCGTGCACTTCGTCGACGACGGCGTCGATACCGGCCCGATCATCGCCCAGGGGGTGGTGGCCATCGAGCCGGATGACACGGAGGAAGCGCTCCATGAGCGCATCAAGGAAGTCGAGCGAGGGCTGCTCGTCGACGTCGTGGGGCGGCTGGCTCGCGACGGGTATCGCATTGAGGGACGAAAGGTATTGATTCCGGCATGA
- a CDS encoding DUF3017 domain-containing protein — protein MAAEPEPGEVAAGEAAAAPRPHRYALWTRTTARPEGGGRAAGRDASAPARQWPILVVLGGVALGLVLTAADHFRAGTVLVGAALLVGGALRFTLPSVGMLAVRSRFTDVITYVVLGTGIVLLALMVQPDPILDVPFLEDIIRFSVR, from the coding sequence ATGGCGGCTGAGCCGGAGCCCGGAGAGGTGGCCGCGGGCGAGGCGGCGGCCGCTCCCCGGCCGCACCGGTACGCGCTGTGGACGCGGACCACCGCCCGCCCCGAGGGCGGCGGCCGCGCGGCCGGCCGGGACGCCTCCGCGCCGGCCCGGCAGTGGCCGATCCTGGTGGTGCTCGGCGGGGTCGCGCTCGGCCTGGTGCTGACCGCGGCCGATCACTTCCGGGCGGGAACGGTGCTCGTCGGCGCGGCGCTGCTGGTGGGCGGTGCGCTGCGGTTCACGCTGCCGTCGGTCGGCATGCTGGCCGTGCGCAGCCGATTCACCGACGTCATCACGTATGTGGTGCTCGGTACCGGCATCGTGCTGCTGGCGCTGATGGTGCAGCCGGATCCGATCCTGGACGTCCCGTTCCTCGAGGACATCATCCGCTTCTCGGTGCGCTGA